The genomic window ATGGAATTCGAGGTATAGTTCATCATTCCAAGTGGGGCTTTTGATTTTGGATTTTGGGTCGCACCTTTGGTGCGCTTCCAGCGCAACTTGGATTTTGGATTGTGAAGTTAACTGACTACTAATCTCCTGTAAATACTTTTCAGCCGTCGTAAATTCTAAGTCTGGAAACAAAGGCGACTTTTGCCAGCGTTGGGCGGTTTCTAACATATCACGGGTGGGGCCGCCGCCGTGGTCGCCGACACCGGGAAGCCAGAGGGATTCTGGTAAACCAGTTTGGGCTTGCCATTCAAGAGCATAGGATGCCATTTTAACTGGGTTAATGCTTTCACCGATAAGTGCAGACATCAAACTAAAGACTTCGCTCCCGTCAGGCGATCGCCACCAAAAAGCCCCATAATCAAACTTAGTAGTATCATTCCACCGCAACTTCTGCGTGACAAAATACTCAATTCCGGCATTAGCGAAAAACTGCGGTAAAGTTGCACAGAAACCAAAACTATCTGGAACCCAAACTATAGTTGAAAGCTTACCGAATTTTTCTTGGATGTAACGCTGACCATACAATAGCTGACGGACTATTGATTCACCAGCAATCAGGTTGAGTTCCGGTTCCACCCACATACCACCGACAACTTCCCAACGTCCAGCGGCTACCTGTGCTTGAATTCCCTCAAATAAATCCGGGCGATGTTCCTCAATCCAAGCATAAAGTGCGGGAGTCGAATGACAGAAAATTAACTCAGGAAAATCTTCTTGCAACTTCAGAACCGACTCAAAGGTGTTTTGCGCCGCATTCCAAGTTTCACTCACAGGCCATAGCCATGCTAAATCTAAATGAGCATGACCCAACAATAAAATTTTAGATTTTGAGTCGCACCTTTGGTGCGCTTCCAGCGCAACTTGGATTTTGGATTGAATTAGGTTTTGGCGTAAGGACAAAAACGATTTTACCAACTCTCCTTTCTCTTCCTTGGCGTTTTTGGCGTCTTCTATGCGAGACGCTGCGCGATGGCGGTTCGTAACCTCCCCCACCATCGCCGCCAAAACATCCAACTTTTCCGGCGCAAACCTTTCCAAATAAAGCTGCACCACAGCTAACTCATCAGCCACAAAACCCGGATCGGGATTATTATCATCAATAGACTCATAAACTAGAAGCGATCGCACTAAAGCACCATCACTATGTCCCGGACTCACTAACCGCAAAGCGACAATAAACTCTTCCCCTGGCGTCACCCCTTGACTGATAAGCACTCTAGGCGAACAATCAAATAAATCACCCTCCAGCACTAACTCCCCATTCACATAAATCTCAGCAGAATCTGCCCACCAAACCAGCGCCAGCCGCAAAGATAACCCAGCTAAGGGATAGCCCTGTAAATCTTGGGGCACTACCAATCTTTGCACTAGCCATAGCACTTTTTTTCCGCCTGTCCAAGCGATATGTTCTTGAGCATTCAACTGAACAGGTTGCCAATGAGACAAATCAGCAGCTACAACATTAGTAATAATCAGGTTAGATTCCTGATATAACCAAGTAGACTGAAGATTAACTTGACAAAAAGAGCGCAGTTGCTCAATTGCTTGTGAGATGAATTTGGTATGAGATTGAGAGACATTCGGGGTCATATTTTCGCTAAGATGAGGTGTTGGTCGTTTTTATTGTTTGGCGCGAGTCTCACAACTTAACAAGACTTGAACTAAAAAATTACTACTATGTCTTCTGGTTCCTCTGGTCGTTATCAAAGCAAACTATTTAACTTTGTCCACCAGCAATCTCGGCGGGTGACAGAACAGTGGGAACACACCTTCCGGCATTTGCAAGTTGCCACTAAGTGGGGTGTGGAGGTACTACTTTACCCAGTGTATCTACTGTTTCATTCATCTGAATCATCTGGGAAAACACTACATACCAAAGAACCACAAACTAGACTAAAGTTACAACCAAATGATACTGATTTCCAGCCGGAAATGCCAAATGTTGATACCCCTATTCAACATGTACTAGAAACTATCCATTATCTATCAGATGATCAACCCGCCTCTACTCCTGCAAAAACAGTTGAACCTTTCAAGCCCTTAGCTTTATTGGGAGTTTTTCAGCTGAAATTCGTTGATAATAACTCGACAAATAACGCTAATCTTACTCAATCATTAAATATTACAGAGAATAAAGCCGGAGTTCTGAACCCTTCACAGCAAGAGAATGCTCTCAAGCAGCATCTTCCAGTAGTGCGCGGAATTGCTACAGATTTGATGAATCGGAATTTAGTACTTGTTACTGCCGATAATGAAATTCTAGATATTTTAACACCCCAACAGCAGGCAAAATTAGAAGACAGAATTATTAACGAAGTTGCTAATTACTGGCAGTCTTCTCTACGAGACGCTACGCGAACGCGTAGCGTTCCGTTGGTGCAGCCTCTCCAAGAGTTGGAAAGGCGGTTGCTCGAAGCTAAAAAAGAAACGGAGTTACTACCACAAATTGACCGTCTATTAGCAAAACTCACTGATGGAAATACAGGCAATATTCCAGTTATAGCTGAGGGGATACCAAAAGAGTTACTTAATACAGATAGATTATTAGCATTTCTAGATATAGCCGTTGCTAAGTTAGAGTCAAATACTTTAGTACCTGTGCAAGAACGTAGCCAGGAAATTGTCCAAGTTGCTCAAACTCAGTTAAACATATTTCTTTATGGCAAAGAGCAATTAGCTGGTAGGGGAGAAGTTGCACCTAATGCTGATATGGAAACTCATACACTGAATATTCATGCTTTGATTGAGGGGGCACTTAATTACTTTTTTGGTGTTGGTACTAGAAAAACACTTGAGTCAACAACTAATAATGATAGATTGCCAGGTAAAATATTACCATCACGCTTTAAAAAGGCCTTGTCTAAAAGCCGTCAGTTGGAAAAACAGGATTTAACCGATGATCCTTGGCTAACGTGGAATGATTTATTTGGTGATACCGAAACAGTTGCTGACAAGCCAGTTACACTTTCTCAAAAGACAAATCCTGCTTTAGCCCCAAATTTATCAGTAGGACATTTTCCACAAAATAATTTGAGTGTAAAACAACCTAAAGTCGGATCTGGCTTGGTGCGAAGGAAACAACCAACTAGTGTTCTTGCTGCAAGTCGAAAAACATCTGGAAAAGTCACCTCTGCAACACAAACCGAAACCCGCATTTCCCAAACTAAAAGTGAGAGTCGTAAAGGGGAAATTTTGCAACAGCAATTTCACCAAAGTAGTCAAGTTGAGGCACAGCCAGATTGGATAGAAACCAAAGCAACTTCAACAGGCTATGAGAAGCACCCCTTAGAACAACTTCTAGAATGGGTTGATTATGTTATGCTCTGGCTAGAAGAAAGATTTGTAAATATTTTTGAGTCGTTACGGCAGCTATGGCAGAGGAAATAAGCAGATGTTAATTCTCTTTCCTTGTGCGCTTTCTCCCAGAAACTCAACTACGACGTTGCACATTGAAAAATAACAATTACAGTGTTGTTGGATCAACCGCTACAATTCCTTCAGACACATAGCGAATAAAATCTTTAGTAGAGCGATCGCATCCACTTCTATCAAACAGGCGATCGCATATTAAAATGTAGAGTCAATTATTTACATTATCTGCAATACCTTTGGGAAAAAGGTGTGTTTAACTTTTTGCCGAAACAGCCTAAGACAAGTGTGTGCTTGGCTGTTAGGCAAGTTGTCACCACTTTAGGGACTTCCAGTTAAAAAAACATCCCATCCCTGCGGGACGCTCCGCGAACGTAGGGGCGCAAGGCCTTGCGCCCCTACAATCAATTCATTTGTTGCAAAGATTTTTGGAAATAGATCAATTTTTGTGATCAGGCCAAAAAAGGTGTGCATCATCCAGGTTTGCTCTATGTCAATCCTTGTAAATTGACGAAGGTATTGTTATCTGAAAAATATGTTGCTGAAGATTGAGAATTATTTTCAACCAAAATAGGCTCTCCTTTTACTCCTCCACGGGTAAGAGTACAAATCTTATAAAAGTTTTCACACTCAAAGATTGCCAAAACTAGCTCTTTCCCTGTTTGGTAAGAAGATGGTAAAGGTTTCCCTACCTCGCATTCCAGATCAATTTCGTTGTCACGCCACTGTAACTTCCAAATACGTTTTTCGGTTATTGGTGCTTTGACAGACTGAGCGATCGCACTATATACCTGCTCTGCTTTAATATCATCCTTAGCTGCTGGCACAAAAAACTTCATAGGCTGAGGTTACAAGTAACGTGAATTTCACTAGCACCAGCGTAACGCAGTTACCAAGGCAATCTGCTCCCATTCCATGAGAAAAACTGTCCACTATCGCCTTCTTGAAGCTGTTCGATCACAGCCAATAATTGGGTAACAGTCCGTTCTACTGAAAATAATTGTTCCGCAGGTACATTTCTCTGGAAAGGACGGGAAAGACGCGTATCAGTTGTACCAGGATGCAATGTCACTATTAATGCTTTAGGACAACTTCTTTTATACTCAATTGCCGCAGTTCGCATCAACATATTGAGTGCTGCTTTAGAAGCGCGATAGCCATACCATCCACCAAGTTGGTTATCGCCAATACTGCCCAATTTAGCAGAAATAGTGGCTAACACACTGCGTTCTCCATGACGAAACAGAGGCAATAGATGTTTAGCCAGCAAGACAGCACCAACACTATTTATCTGAAAGTAGCGCAGCAAATTTTCTGAATTGATCTGTCTTAAGCTTTTTTCAGGTTGTAAAGTATCTTCATGCAGCAGTCCTACACAGTTGACTACCAAATGCAGTTTGTCAACTTGAGTATGTATTTTTTGAACAGCTTCAACAATCTGTAACTCGTCAGTAATATCCATCTCCAAACAAATTAATCGCTGAGAATGTTCGCCTGCAAGAGCTATTAAATCGGAGGCTGATTCCGGTTGACGATAAGTTGCATAAACTTTGGTTATTCTGTCATCTTCTAGCAATTTTTTCACAAAACCCAAACCAATACCTCGGTTTGCTCCCACAATCAATGCATAGACAGGATTAATTTCATCGATAAAAGACATATAAATTTAGGATTTAACAATAGGAAAATTTAATAAAAATTATGAGTAATGTTGGGTTGCGCTTCCCTTAAACCAACCCACGCAGATTAGCTAACTTAAAGCATTTATGGTTTACTTACCAATACAAAACTTGCTAAAAATTCTATCTAAAACTGATTCTGTAACTTCTTCTCCGGTAATTTCTCCTAGTGCTTGAATCGCACCCCGTAAGTCAATTGTCCAGAAATCAAGAGGTAATTGCTGGGCAATTGTTATTTGTACCTGTTCCAAAGATATTTGAGCTTGAATTAAGCTTGCTGCTTGCCTTTGATTAATCGCTAAATCCATATCAGCCGCTTGGACTTTTCCTATTTTAACTATCTCTAAAATTGCTGTTTCTAAAGTATCAATTCCTTGATTTTGGGCTGCTGCTGTGGCAATTATAGATTTTAGGTCGCATCTTTGGTGCGCTGACATCGCAACTTGAATTTTGGATTGAAGAGTTTCTCTTTCGCTTTCTTCTACTAAATCGATTTTGTTAATAACTAGAATCAACGGACGGTGTTGTACCTGTTCGTAAATTTCTCGATCGCCTTGTGTCCACCCATCTGAAGCATCGATGGTAAGCAAGACTAAATCAGCTGCATTGGCAGCACGACGCGATCGCTCGACACCAATTTTTTCCACTTGGTCTGTTGTTTCCCTAATCCCCGCTGTATCTAGCACTTGTACGGGAATTCCCCCGACAACTAACTGAGATTCCACCACATCACGGGTTGTACCGGGTAAATCAGTCACAATCGCGCGATCGCTCTGGCTCCAAGCATTCAATAAGCTGGACTTACCCACATTTGGACGCCCAACAATTGCCACTTTTAAACCTGTGCGTAGCAACTCACCTTTGTCTTTGGTTTCCAATAATCTAGTTATTTCTGCGGCAATTTTCTCGATTTCTGATATTATGACTTTATCATCCAGCGGAGTCAGGTCTTCCTCAAAATCGATTCTAGCTTCGATTTCTGCCAAAATATCCAAACAGTTAGCGCGTAACTGCCGGATCGGATGAGCTAATTTTCCCTGTAAACCAGCTAAGGCAGTTTGGGCAGCTTGAGGCGATCGCGCTCCCACTAAATCAGCAATACCTTCGGCTTGCGTCAGATCCAATCGTCCATTCAAAAAGGCGCGGAGAGTAAATTCTCCCGGTTGGGCAAGTCTTGCGCCATTTTCCAAACACAGTTGCAATACCTGCTGCACTGCCATTATTCCCCCGTGGCAATGGAATTCCACCACATCTTCACGGGTGTAAGAACGGGGTGCTTTCATAATCAGCAATAAGGCTTCATCCACCAGTTGTTGCGTCTGGGGATGGCGAATGTAACCGTAGAGAATCCGGTGAGTTTCCCAAACTTGCCCTCCTGGTGAATGAAAGAGAGTTTGGGCTAGAGCCATTGCTTGGGAACCGGATACCCGCACAATACCAACGCTACCCTGTTGGGGGACAACAGCTGTAGCGATCGCAGCGATGGTTCCAGTAGTGGCAAAAACTTCTGACATGAGCGCCCTTTATGAGAGTGAGGAGTTGGGAGAGACGCGATTAATCGCGTCTGTACAGGAGTTAGGAGTAGAGACGCGATTAATCGCGTCTGTACAGGAGTTAGGAGTAAAAATCATAACTCATAACTCATAACTTTCTAAATGGTAGGTATTTAGACTAATTAGATGGCAACTGGCAAGGTAAAATTTACCTGGAGGGTAATGCCTGATAGTAAAAAGTGAGAAGTTAGGGGTGAAAATCATAACTCACAACTTATAACTCATAACTTTTAGAGAGAGGAATTTACTGTGGAGCAAAAAATTAACTGCGCCCAAGCCTGTGTTAACGGCTGTGTTTTAGAGGAAAAATGCCCCAATATCGAGTTTAGAGAGGCCGCTGCAAAATTTATTGAAGAGACTCCCTTAGACAAAATGTTGGAGTTGGCACAAGAACGTCTGCACAAAAAAATGACAGAACCGCCAAAATGGGTTTTTCCTGAAGATTCATAGCATTCGCGCCAACAGGCACAAGCAAGACAGCGTGAAGGTTAAATAGTATCTGGATCTATTCTCGCAGTTTTGCCACCAAGCGATCGCTGCGTTGCTTTCCTTGTTCAGCCTGTTGTGCAACTTCTTCCTTGGAAAATTGTCTACCACTAAGGTACTGTCGTTTAAGAGTTCACCTTTGTCTCTATTCAAATTTGCCTAATTTTCATCGCCCTCAATGAGAAAATTTTGGAAAAGCGATCGCTTACAATTATAAGATAGTTCGTCATTGCAAACGAAGTGTTCGCGGTAGCGTCTGGTAGAGTTGCAATCGCAAAGACTAAGATTCCTACGCTTCAGTTCGTTCCACTCGCAATGACATCTTACATTTAATTGTGTCTACTTACTTATCTGATGATTAGAGAGTATAAGTTACCACAATAGGAGAATTTAATGTCTAACCCAGATGAGCTGATGAAAGTGCGCTCAACCGAACTTACCGATGAGAAGCTAGCT from Nostoc sp. UHCC 0926 includes these protein-coding regions:
- a CDS encoding SDR family oxidoreductase → MSFIDEINPVYALIVGANRGIGLGFVKKLLEDDRITKVYATYRQPESASDLIALAGEHSQRLICLEMDITDELQIVEAVQKIHTQVDKLHLVVNCVGLLHEDTLQPEKSLRQINSENLLRYFQINSVGAVLLAKHLLPLFRHGERSVLATISAKLGSIGDNQLGGWYGYRASKAALNMLMRTAAIEYKRSCPKALIVTLHPGTTDTRLSRPFQRNVPAEQLFSVERTVTQLLAVIEQLQEGDSGQFFSWNGSRLPW
- the mnmE gene encoding tRNA uridine-5-carboxymethylaminomethyl(34) synthesis GTPase MnmE yields the protein MSEVFATTGTIAAIATAVVPQQGSVGIVRVSGSQAMALAQTLFHSPGGQVWETHRILYGYIRHPQTQQLVDEALLLIMKAPRSYTREDVVEFHCHGGIMAVQQVLQLCLENGARLAQPGEFTLRAFLNGRLDLTQAEGIADLVGARSPQAAQTALAGLQGKLAHPIRQLRANCLDILAEIEARIDFEEDLTPLDDKVIISEIEKIAAEITRLLETKDKGELLRTGLKVAIVGRPNVGKSSLLNAWSQSDRAIVTDLPGTTRDVVESQLVVGGIPVQVLDTAGIRETTDQVEKIGVERSRRAANAADLVLLTIDASDGWTQGDREIYEQVQHRPLILVINKIDLVEESERETLQSKIQVAMSAHQRCDLKSIIATAAAQNQGIDTLETAILEIVKIGKVQAADMDLAINQRQAASLIQAQISLEQVQITIAQQLPLDFWTIDLRGAIQALGEITGEEVTESVLDRIFSKFCIGK